From the genome of Candidatus Atribacteria bacterium:
CGAAAGATAAACAGACACAGTATGATTCAGAGCATTAATCGTACAAAAGGTTACACTCTTATTGAGCTAATGGTGGTAGTAGGAATAATTGCCTTATTGCTTGGTCTTTCTTTTAAAGGAATATTTAATTTAATGGAATGGAGTAAACTAAATAGGGCAGCGGCACTTTTAAGTGCAGAATTAAAAAATACGCAAACGAGAGCATTTTATGAGGGAGAATATTACAAGGTACAATTTTGGCCGATATTGGAAAGATATAGAATTTATAAGCAAACCGAATTAATTGATGATATAATATTAGAAGATGTAGATTTATTTAATACTAATTTTACCAATGATAATGTATATTTCTACCCAAATGGAGTTCCCGGACAAGGCGGGACAGTTACTTTACAAAATAAAAGAGGTAAGAATCTTTACGTGATCATGACTCCGGTAACGGCCCGGGTACGAATCAGCCCGGAACCCCCGGAGAATTGGTAAAAAACAGTATATAGATACTACATACTGAATACTATTCATTGATTTTATTAGCTAAGAAGCTCATAAATAGGGAATATAAACAATATAAAGAAGTTTTAAAATATCCTTTATCTTAATTTTTTAATTAATACTATTTTTACTATATGCTTATCACTTATTACTCTTTGCTTATTACTATATTTTTATACTCGATGCTATATACTTTCTTTATAATCGGTGGTGATTTTATGTTAAATAAAAATAGAAAATTATCGAAAAAAGGTTTTAGTTTAATTGAATTAATGGTAGCAGTAATCATTTTAGCCATAGCTGTATTAGGAATATTTCTTGCTTTTAGTAACGCGTGGATGGGAATGGCCAATGCCCGGGACAGAACTGTTGCTACTAATTACGCCCGGGAAGCAATGGAAGATGTTAAAAATATGGATTTTGAAATGATTACCAATGAGAATCTCGGTATGGCTGAAAGCGTAGGCGCGAAATATACCAGAGTAATCATTGTAAATACAGAGAGTGATAATTTA
Proteins encoded in this window:
- a CDS encoding type II secretion system protein, translated to MIQSINRTKGYTLIELMVVVGIIALLLGLSFKGIFNLMEWSKLNRAAALLSAELKNTQTRAFYEGEYYKVQFWPILERYRIYKQTELIDDIILEDVDLFNTNFTNDNVYFYPNGVPGQGGTVTLQNKRGKNLYVIMTPVTARVRISPEPPENW